Proteins encoded by one window of Primulina huaijiensis isolate GDHJ02 chromosome 1, ASM1229523v2, whole genome shotgun sequence:
- the LOC140980499 gene encoding EH domain-containing protein 1-like isoform X1 — MQLLSLAQEGHELTSDLLKNTYHLETLSPPSMEGLDTFAEKGRVPISNGHSEINGSTHPQTTSAKSFFSKQSRNKSITSFEAITSVVDGLKMLYNEKLKPLEATYRFNDLVSPALTSSDFDAKPMVMLLGQYSTGKTTFIKHLLQCNYPGAHIGPEPTTDRFIVVMSGPDERNIPGNSVVVHADMPFTGLTSFGGSFLSKFECSQMPHPLLEHITLVDTPGVLSGEKQRTQRSYDFTGVVSWFAAKCDLILLLFDPHKLDISDEFKRVISSLHGHDDKIRVVLNKADQVDTQQLMRVYGALMWSLGKVLNTPEVVRVYIGSFDQKPVNEAAVGSVGKELFEKEQDDLLQDLIDIPKRACDRRINEFVKRARAVKIHAYIISQLKKEMPALMGKEKTQKMLIANLDNLFAKVQENFIFLRGTFLMWTSLGRPWLVITWMNSRN, encoded by the exons ATGCAG CTCCTATCTCTGGCACAAGAAGGACATGAACTGACCTCAGATCTCCTGAAGAACACAT ATCATCTCGAAACACTGAGTCCTCCATCTATGGAAGGTTTGGATACCTTTGCCGAA AAGGGTAGAGTTCCAATATCAAATGGCCATTCTGAAATTAATG GAAGTACTCATCCGCAGACTACTTCTGCTAAGAGTTTTTTTAGCAAGCAGTCTAGAAACAAG AGCATCACCTCATTTGAAGCCATTACTTCGGTTGTCGATGGTTTGAAGATGTTATACAATGAAAAGTTGAAGCCACTTGAAGCTACTTATCGATTTAATGATTTGGTATCTCCTGCCTTG ACGAGTAGTGATTTTGATGCCAAACCAATGGTTATGCTTTTGGGCCAGTACTCAACTGGAAAAACCACATTTATAAAACACTTGCTCCAGTGTAACTATCCAG GTGCTCATATTGGACCTGAGCCAACCACCGatagattcattgttgtcatg TCTGGGCCAGATGAACGAAACATTCCTGGTAATAGCGTTGTTGTTCATGCTGACATGCCGTTTACTGGTTTGACAAGTTTTGGTGGATCTTTTTTGTCAAAATTCGAGTGTTCTCAAATGCCACACCCc TTGCTTGAACACATCACACTTGTCGACACTCCTGGGGTTCTATCTGGTGAAAAACAACGGACCCAAAGGAGCTACGATTTTACAGGCGTAGTATCATGGTTTGCAGCAAAATGCGATCTAATTCTTCTTTTGTTTGACCCTCATAAACTCGACATAAGCGATGAATTCAAGCGGGTAATTTCATCGTTACATGGACATGATGACAAGATACGTGTTGTATTGAATAAAGCAGATCAAGTTGACACTCAACAG TTGATGAGAGTTTATGGAGCACTAATGTGGTCACTTGGGAAAGTTTTGAACACTCCAGAGGTAGTGCGTGTCTATATAGG GTCATTTGACCAAAAGCCTGTGAATGAAGCTGCCGTTGGATCAGTGGGGAAGGAACTATTTGAAAAAGAGCAGGATGACCTCCTCCAAGATTTGATAGACATCCCCAAAAGGGCTTGCGATCGTCGG ATCAATGAATTTGTCAAACGTGCTAGAGCAGTTAAGATCCATGCCTACATAATCAGTCAGCTCAAGAAGGAAATGCCTGCTTTAATGGGCAAAGAAAAGACTCAGAAGATGCTTATTGCTAATCTAGATAACCTATTTGCAAAG GTCCAGGAGAATTTCATCTTCCTGAGGGGGACTTTCCTGATGTGGACCAGTTTAGGGAGGCCTTGGCTCGTTATAACATGGATGAATTCGAGAAACTGA
- the LOC140980499 gene encoding EH domain-containing protein 1-like isoform X2 — MEGLDTFAEKGRVPISNGHSEINGSTHPQTTSAKSFFSKQSRNKSITSFEAITSVVDGLKMLYNEKLKPLEATYRFNDLVSPALTSSDFDAKPMVMLLGQYSTGKTTFIKHLLQCNYPGAHIGPEPTTDRFIVVMSGPDERNIPGNSVVVHADMPFTGLTSFGGSFLSKFECSQMPHPLLEHITLVDTPGVLSGEKQRTQRSYDFTGVVSWFAAKCDLILLLFDPHKLDISDEFKRVISSLHGHDDKIRVVLNKADQVDTQQLMRVYGALMWSLGKVLNTPEVVRVYIGSFDQKPVNEAAVGSVGKELFEKEQDDLLQDLIDIPKRACDRRINEFVKRARAVKIHAYIISQLKKEMPALMGKEKTQKMLIANLDNLFAKVQENFIFLRGTFLMWTSLGRPWLVITWMNSRN; from the exons ATGGAAGGTTTGGATACCTTTGCCGAA AAGGGTAGAGTTCCAATATCAAATGGCCATTCTGAAATTAATG GAAGTACTCATCCGCAGACTACTTCTGCTAAGAGTTTTTTTAGCAAGCAGTCTAGAAACAAG AGCATCACCTCATTTGAAGCCATTACTTCGGTTGTCGATGGTTTGAAGATGTTATACAATGAAAAGTTGAAGCCACTTGAAGCTACTTATCGATTTAATGATTTGGTATCTCCTGCCTTG ACGAGTAGTGATTTTGATGCCAAACCAATGGTTATGCTTTTGGGCCAGTACTCAACTGGAAAAACCACATTTATAAAACACTTGCTCCAGTGTAACTATCCAG GTGCTCATATTGGACCTGAGCCAACCACCGatagattcattgttgtcatg TCTGGGCCAGATGAACGAAACATTCCTGGTAATAGCGTTGTTGTTCATGCTGACATGCCGTTTACTGGTTTGACAAGTTTTGGTGGATCTTTTTTGTCAAAATTCGAGTGTTCTCAAATGCCACACCCc TTGCTTGAACACATCACACTTGTCGACACTCCTGGGGTTCTATCTGGTGAAAAACAACGGACCCAAAGGAGCTACGATTTTACAGGCGTAGTATCATGGTTTGCAGCAAAATGCGATCTAATTCTTCTTTTGTTTGACCCTCATAAACTCGACATAAGCGATGAATTCAAGCGGGTAATTTCATCGTTACATGGACATGATGACAAGATACGTGTTGTATTGAATAAAGCAGATCAAGTTGACACTCAACAG TTGATGAGAGTTTATGGAGCACTAATGTGGTCACTTGGGAAAGTTTTGAACACTCCAGAGGTAGTGCGTGTCTATATAGG GTCATTTGACCAAAAGCCTGTGAATGAAGCTGCCGTTGGATCAGTGGGGAAGGAACTATTTGAAAAAGAGCAGGATGACCTCCTCCAAGATTTGATAGACATCCCCAAAAGGGCTTGCGATCGTCGG ATCAATGAATTTGTCAAACGTGCTAGAGCAGTTAAGATCCATGCCTACATAATCAGTCAGCTCAAGAAGGAAATGCCTGCTTTAATGGGCAAAGAAAAGACTCAGAAGATGCTTATTGCTAATCTAGATAACCTATTTGCAAAG GTCCAGGAGAATTTCATCTTCCTGAGGGGGACTTTCCTGATGTGGACCAGTTTAGGGAGGCCTTGGCTCGTTATAACATGGATGAATTCGAGAAACTGA
- the LOC140988074 gene encoding uncharacterized protein, whose protein sequence is MKKQCRRGTVHPTPPAVSDQVLSFLPAVILTLTAALSLDEREVLAYLISCSSANFSKKTPSASGSSKGAAADHPPHFNCYCFRCYTSYWVKWDSSPNRQLIHEIIDAFEDSLLSEKKKEKNKKERRKGKSIKRDIINLELQESEKSEPSLTNQDINFPYSNSATENDTATGGEEDKNEEGVAEKGSIRRFMSFLGDRIWGTWE, encoded by the coding sequence ATGAAGAAACAGTGCAGACGAGGCACCGTGCATCCAACGCCGCCGGCGGTTTCAGACCAGGTGCTCTCGTTTTTACCGGCGGTGATATTGACTTTGACCGCTGCTTTATCTCTTGACGAAAGAGAAGTTCTGGCGTACCTCATCTCTTGCTCCTCCGCTAACTTTTCCAAGAAAACCCCCTCTGCATCCGGAAGTTCCAAGGGTGCGGCCGCAGACCACCCTCCCCACTTCAATTGCTACTGTTTCCGGTGCTACACGAGTTACTGGGTGAAGTGGGATTCGTCGCCCAATCGTCAGCTAATACACGAGATAATCGATGCTTTTGAAGATAGCCTTCTGAGCGAGAAGAAAAAGGAGAAGAACAAGAAGGAGAGAAGGAAGGGTAAAAGCATCAAAAGAGACATTATTAATCTTGAATTACAGGAGTCCGAGAAGTCTGAGCCGAGTTTGACCAATCAAGATATTAACTTTCCATATTCGAACTCAGCTACCGAGAATGATACTGCCACCGGCGGCGAGGAAGATAAGAACGAGGAGGGAGTGGCGGAGAAAGGGTCAATCAGGAGGTTTATGAGTTTTCTTGGAGACAGGATTTGGGGAACTTGGGAATAA
- the LOC140980521 gene encoding early nodulin-like protein 3 — translation MGGLKVFASVLFLVAVAVRGLEQLVSAETHHHVGGEEGWNSASNISSWLSGRVFRVGDKLWFSVPATADSIVELQSLEELATCDLRNPIRMYADGSNHVILDKEGTRYFSSGNLESCKNGMKLPVTVQNRHDEDMPYYRPDPPAEPYHRPDPPAEPYHRPDPPVEPYPHPPPTTPHPYPAAATALNVFFSVVFAGLFLSCIGM, via the exons ATGGGGGGACTCAAGGTTTTTGCTTCGGTGCTGTTTCTTGTAGCCGTTGCTGTAAGAGGGCTGGAACAGCTGGTTTCAGCCGAGACCCACCATCATGTTGGTGGAGAAGAAGGTTGGAACTCCGCTTCCAACATCTCCTCCTGGCTGTCGGGTCGGGTTTTCAGGGTTGGAGACAAGTTGT GGTTTAGCGTCCCGGCAACAGCGGACTCCATTGTGGAGCTTCAGAGCCTGGAGGAGCTAGCAACATGTGATCTGCGAAACCCCATCAGAATGTATGCTGATGGATCGAACCACGTTATCCTGGATAAAGAGGGGACTAGGTATTTCAGCAGCGGGAACCTGGAAAGCTGCAAGAACGGGATGAAGCTACCTGTGACCGTGCAGAATCGTCATGATGAAGACATGCCTTACTACCGCCCTGATCCACCTGCGGAGCCTTACCACCGCCCTGATCCACCGGCGGAGCCTTACCACCGCCCTGATCCACCAGTGGAGCCTTACCCTCATCCACCGCCTACAACTCCGCATCCCTATCCCGCTGCAGCCACAGCTTTGAATGTGTTTTTTTCCGTGGTGTTTGCTGGGCTGTTCCTTTCGTGTATTGGCATGTAG
- the LOC140980510 gene encoding transcription initiation factor IIF subunit alpha-like isoform X2, with protein sequence MFGQVPVATKVTLLEDLSREFRILRRSMRINGYYRKKVCRVAKLLMPYAVCYHCMIALRRRSTRINLVAWKMKQASLNIMVTLRQSATCYLLMLQGKDFLAFPAGSCFNEVAQYKQLTLEEAEEKMKNRRKTADGYERWMMKAANNGPAAYGAVEKVDDRESGSGGVRGRKRTPGDDHEGNVSDRGEEDEAARKSRLGVNKKNGDDDDEGPRGGDLDFDDDDIEKAMIGSMKKFFDEAVGNASEERIDLVPEIPAPPEIKPDEEDEDEADVEEGVLSKSGKELKKP encoded by the exons ATGTTCGGGCAAGTTCCAGTAGCTACAAAAGTCACTTTATTGGAAGATTTGTCACGGGAGTTCCGAATTTTAAGAAGAAGCATGAGAATAAATGGTTATTACAGAAAGAAGGTCTGCAGGGTCGCCAAGTTACTGATGCCTTACG CTGTTTGCTATCATTGTATGATTGCATTGCGTAGGAGAAGTACAAGAATAAACCTTGTTGCTTGGAAGATGAAACAGGCCAGTCTCAATATCATGGTCACCTTGAGGCAGTCAGCAACATGTTACCTTCTGATGCTTCAGGGAAAGGACTTTCTTGCCTTTCCTGCTGGTTCATG TTTTAACGAAGTGGCACAATATAAGCAACTCACTTTGGAGGAAGCAGAAGAAAAGATGAAAAATAGAAGGAAAACCGCCGATGGTTACGAAAGATGGATGATGAAAGCAGCAAACAATGGACCTGCTGCATATGGTGCAGTTGAAAAGGTTGATGATCGGGAAAGTGGCTCTGGTGGTGTGAGAGGGCGTAAAAGAACCCCAGGTGATGATCATGAGGGCAATGTCTCAGACAGGGGAGAGGAGGATGAGGCAGCAAGAAAAAGTAGACTAGGAGTTAACAAAAAAAATggggatgatgatgatgaaggcCCTAGAGGAGGTGACCTGGACTTTGACGATGACGATATTGAAAAG GCGATGATTGGGAGCATGaagaaattttttgatgaaGCAGTTGGCAATGCTTCAGAGGAACGCATAGATCTGGTGCCTGAAATACCAGCTCCTCCAGAAATTAAGCCG GATGAAGAGGACGAGGATGAAGCTGATGTAGAGGAGGGGGTGCTGAGTAAATCTGGAAAAGAGCTGAAGAAACCATAG
- the LOC140980510 gene encoding transcription initiation factor IIF subunit alpha-like isoform X3, with protein MKQASLNIMVTLRQSATCYLLMLQGKDFLAFPAGSCFNEVAQYKQLTLEEAEEKMKNRRKTADGYERWMMKAANNGPAAYGAVEKVDDRESGSGGVRGRKRTPGDDHEGNVSDRGEEDEAARKSRLGVNKKNGDDDDEGPRGGDLDFDDDDIEKAMIGSMKKFFDEAVGNASEERIDLVPEIPAPPEIKPDEEDEDEADVEEGVLSKSGKELKKP; from the exons ATGAAACAGGCCAGTCTCAATATCATGGTCACCTTGAGGCAGTCAGCAACATGTTACCTTCTGATGCTTCAGGGAAAGGACTTTCTTGCCTTTCCTGCTGGTTCATG TTTTAACGAAGTGGCACAATATAAGCAACTCACTTTGGAGGAAGCAGAAGAAAAGATGAAAAATAGAAGGAAAACCGCCGATGGTTACGAAAGATGGATGATGAAAGCAGCAAACAATGGACCTGCTGCATATGGTGCAGTTGAAAAGGTTGATGATCGGGAAAGTGGCTCTGGTGGTGTGAGAGGGCGTAAAAGAACCCCAGGTGATGATCATGAGGGCAATGTCTCAGACAGGGGAGAGGAGGATGAGGCAGCAAGAAAAAGTAGACTAGGAGTTAACAAAAAAAATggggatgatgatgatgaaggcCCTAGAGGAGGTGACCTGGACTTTGACGATGACGATATTGAAAAG GCGATGATTGGGAGCATGaagaaattttttgatgaaGCAGTTGGCAATGCTTCAGAGGAACGCATAGATCTGGTGCCTGAAATACCAGCTCCTCCAGAAATTAAGCCG GATGAAGAGGACGAGGATGAAGCTGATGTAGAGGAGGGGGTGCTGAGTAAATCTGGAAAAGAGCTGAAGAAACCATAG
- the LOC140980510 gene encoding transcription initiation factor IIF subunit alpha-like isoform X1, with protein sequence MFGQVPVATKVTLLEDLSREFRILRRSMRINGYYRKKVCRVAKLLMPYGWLALCFLPVKLFYVLLLAVCYHCMIALRRRSTRINLVAWKMKQASLNIMVTLRQSATCYLLMLQGKDFLAFPAGSCFNEVAQYKQLTLEEAEEKMKNRRKTADGYERWMMKAANNGPAAYGAVEKVDDRESGSGGVRGRKRTPGDDHEGNVSDRGEEDEAARKSRLGVNKKNGDDDDEGPRGGDLDFDDDDIEKAMIGSMKKFFDEAVGNASEERIDLVPEIPAPPEIKPDEEDEDEADVEEGVLSKSGKELKKP encoded by the exons ATGTTCGGGCAAGTTCCAGTAGCTACAAAAGTCACTTTATTGGAAGATTTGTCACGGGAGTTCCGAATTTTAAGAAGAAGCATGAGAATAAATGGTTATTACAGAAAGAAGGTCTGCAGGGTCGCCAAGTTACTGATGCCTTACG GATGGTTGGCTTTATGTTTCTTGCCAGTAAAACTCTTTTATGTTTTACTGCTAGCTGTTTGCTATCATTGTATGATTGCATTGCGTAGGAGAAGTACAAGAATAAACCTTGTTGCTTGGAAGATGAAACAGGCCAGTCTCAATATCATGGTCACCTTGAGGCAGTCAGCAACATGTTACCTTCTGATGCTTCAGGGAAAGGACTTTCTTGCCTTTCCTGCTGGTTCATG TTTTAACGAAGTGGCACAATATAAGCAACTCACTTTGGAGGAAGCAGAAGAAAAGATGAAAAATAGAAGGAAAACCGCCGATGGTTACGAAAGATGGATGATGAAAGCAGCAAACAATGGACCTGCTGCATATGGTGCAGTTGAAAAGGTTGATGATCGGGAAAGTGGCTCTGGTGGTGTGAGAGGGCGTAAAAGAACCCCAGGTGATGATCATGAGGGCAATGTCTCAGACAGGGGAGAGGAGGATGAGGCAGCAAGAAAAAGTAGACTAGGAGTTAACAAAAAAAATggggatgatgatgatgaaggcCCTAGAGGAGGTGACCTGGACTTTGACGATGACGATATTGAAAAG GCGATGATTGGGAGCATGaagaaattttttgatgaaGCAGTTGGCAATGCTTCAGAGGAACGCATAGATCTGGTGCCTGAAATACCAGCTCCTCCAGAAATTAAGCCG GATGAAGAGGACGAGGATGAAGCTGATGTAGAGGAGGGGGTGCTGAGTAAATCTGGAAAAGAGCTGAAGAAACCATAG
- the LOC140980530 gene encoding BAG family molecular chaperone regulator 5, mitochondrial-like, protein MVCPNIRKIAAVNSEAKYWQRIIQRQDTIDSVRTNERQRIKINGALMGLLFRLDSVPGIDPNIRELRRHVSRRIVGLQEILDAVTDSRVENWDGYLMDWDDILVGIEKEICREKGGGNEMERFCAEHLGLRCLERFLSDQ, encoded by the exons ATGGTCTGCCCTAACATTAGAAAGATCGCCGCCGTCAATTCTGAAGCTAAATACTGGCAGAGAATCATCCAACGCCAG GACACAATTG ATTCTGTGCGCACCAATGAGAGGCAGAGGATCAAGATTAACGGAGCCCTGATGGGCTTGTTATTCAGACTTGACTCGGTGCCTGGGATTGATCCCAATATACGGGAACTAAGGAGACATGTGAGCCGAAGGATTGTGGGGTTGCAAGAGATACTTGATGCTGTCACGGATTCTAGAGTTGAGAATTGGGACGGATACTTGATGGATTGGGACGACATTTTAGTGGGGATAGAGAAAGAGATCTGCAGAGAAAAAGGTGGTGGGAATGAAATGGAGAGGTTTTGTGCAGAGCATTTGGGGTTGCGGTGTCTTGAGAGGTTTCTTAGTGACCAATGA